From Syntrophaceae bacterium, one genomic window encodes:
- a CDS encoding potassium channel protein encodes MKFLPSVLSSFLDSESTRQNTRMLLRYCLVLFTMVTVYSVIFHLIMAAEGQDHSWITGFYWTLVVMSTLGFGDITFHSDLGRLFSILVLFSGVIFLLVLLPFTFIKFFFAPWIEAETRKRYPRELPPGTRNHVIITSHDAVTAALIEKLKTYKREYVVVVDEYEKSKDLYDAGVRVAIGHIDDPETYRKMRADRAALVVATNRDEVNTNIAFTVRELNETVPIIATADSPHSVDILYLAGCSRVLELTEILGRSLAGWTLGGDFRSNILGRFDNLLIAQAPAVSTPLVGKTLAESRLREKIGVAVVAIWERGRIEVPGPDTVIQRSTSLLFAGTEEQIAHYDEVYSFYQLSRHAGDAVIIIGGGRVGKAIGEQFKERGVDFLIIEKNPRRTEEDALYITGDAADIGTLKKAWIEKAPAALITTHDDATNIYLTKYLRSLRPDMQIICRANADRNISTLHRAGADFVMSYASLGADAIFHYMGREDMFLLAEGLNIFRLPTPPSLVGKTLAQSRVRPLTGCTVVGIRKEGGDVTINPDPFLLVEENSELILIGTPDAELTFSRTYL; translated from the coding sequence ATGAAATTTCTTCCTTCCGTCCTCAGCTCCTTTCTCGACAGCGAGAGCACCCGGCAAAACACCCGGATGCTCCTGCGCTACTGCCTCGTCCTGTTCACCATGGTCACCGTCTACAGCGTGATCTTCCATCTGATCATGGCGGCGGAGGGACAGGATCATTCCTGGATCACCGGGTTCTACTGGACCCTGGTCGTCATGAGCACCCTCGGGTTCGGCGACATCACCTTCCATTCGGACCTGGGGCGCCTCTTCTCCATCCTGGTCCTTTTCTCCGGGGTCATCTTCCTCCTGGTCCTGCTCCCCTTCACGTTCATCAAGTTCTTCTTCGCACCCTGGATCGAGGCGGAGACCCGCAAGCGCTATCCCCGCGAGCTGCCGCCGGGAACGAGGAACCACGTCATCATCACGTCCCACGATGCGGTCACCGCGGCGCTGATCGAGAAACTGAAGACCTACAAGCGGGAATATGTCGTCGTCGTCGATGAGTACGAAAAGTCCAAGGACCTGTACGACGCAGGCGTGCGGGTCGCCATCGGCCACATCGACGACCCGGAGACATACCGGAAGATGCGGGCCGACCGGGCCGCCCTCGTTGTCGCCACCAACCGCGACGAGGTGAATACCAACATTGCCTTCACCGTCCGGGAACTGAACGAGACGGTCCCCATCATCGCCACCGCCGATTCCCCCCATTCCGTGGACATCCTTTACCTCGCGGGGTGTTCGCGGGTCCTCGAACTGACGGAGATTCTGGGACGCTCCCTGGCGGGGTGGACCCTGGGCGGCGACTTCCGGTCCAACATCCTGGGGCGTTTCGACAACCTCCTGATCGCCCAGGCCCCCGCCGTCAGCACTCCCCTGGTGGGAAAGACCCTGGCCGAGAGCCGGCTTCGGGAGAAGATCGGAGTGGCCGTCGTCGCCATCTGGGAGCGGGGCCGGATCGAGGTGCCCGGACCGGATACGGTGATCCAGCGCTCCACCTCCCTGCTGTTTGCCGGCACGGAGGAGCAGATCGCCCATTATGACGAGGTGTATTCTTTCTATCAACTGAGTCGCCATGCCGGCGATGCGGTGATCATCATCGGCGGCGGGCGTGTCGGGAAAGCCATCGGCGAGCAGTTCAAGGAGCGGGGCGTGGACTTTCTCATCATTGAAAAGAACCCCCGGCGGACCGAGGAAGACGCCCTTTACATCACCGGAGACGCCGCGGACATCGGAACCCTCAAAAAGGCCTGGATCGAAAAGGCTCCCGCCGCCCTGATCACCACCCATGACGACGCGACGAACATCTACCTGACGAAGTATCTCCGGAGCCTGCGTCCGGACATGCAGATCATCTGCCGGGCCAACGCCGACAGGAACATCTCGACCCTGCACCGCGCGGGAGCGGATTTCGTCATGTCCTATGCCTCCCTGGGGGCCGATGCCATCTTCCATTACATGGGAAGGGAAGACATGTTCCTCCTCGCGGAGGGACTCAATATTTTCCGGCTTCCCACGCCCCCCTCCCTCGTGGGGAAAACCCTCGCCCAGTCCCGGGTGCGCCCGCTTACGGGGTGCACCGTTGTCGGCATCCGGAAAGAAGGCGGCGATGTGACCATCAATCCGGATCCGTTCCTGCTCGTGGAGGAAAACTCCGAGCTGATCCTGATCGGTACCCCGGACGCGGAGCTGACGTTCTCCCGCACCTACCTGTGA
- a CDS encoding ABC transporter ATP-binding protein, translated as MLELRNVQTYYGNIQALKDVNMILREGEIITLIGANGAGKTTTLMSISGIVPPRSGEILFMNRPLTQLSPDAIVALGLSQVPEGRRIFPHLTVTENLDMGAFLRKDRDGIRKDLEYVFDLFPILAQRRHQPGGTLSGGEQQMLAISRALMARPRLLLMDEPSLGLAPMYVKLIFEIIRKINHENGTPIFLVEQNAHMALRVAHRGYVMENGRITLEGTADNLLHNEEVKRAYIGA; from the coding sequence ATGCTGGAATTGAGAAACGTCCAGACGTATTATGGCAACATTCAGGCCCTGAAGGACGTGAACATGATCCTCCGGGAAGGGGAGATCATCACCCTCATCGGGGCCAACGGGGCGGGAAAAACGACGACCCTGATGTCCATCTCGGGAATCGTGCCCCCGCGTTCCGGGGAGATTCTGTTCATGAACCGGCCGCTCACACAGCTGAGTCCCGACGCCATTGTCGCCCTGGGGCTCTCCCAGGTCCCCGAGGGGCGGAGGATCTTTCCGCACCTGACGGTCACGGAGAACCTGGACATGGGCGCCTTTCTGCGGAAAGACCGGGACGGCATCCGGAAGGACCTGGAGTACGTCTTCGACCTGTTCCCGATTCTCGCCCAGCGCCGCCACCAGCCCGGCGGGACCTTGAGCGGCGGGGAACAGCAGATGCTGGCCATCTCCCGGGCGCTCATGGCGAGGCCGCGCCTGCTCCTGATGGACGAACCTTCCCTGGGACTGGCGCCGATGTACGTGAAACTGATTTTCGAGATCATCCGGAAAATCAACCACGAGAACGGAACACCCATCTTCCTGGTGGAGCAGAATGCCCATATGGCCCTTCGGGTGGCCCACCGGGGTTATGTTATGGAAAACGGCCGGATTACGCTGGAAGGAACGGCGGACAACCTGCTCCACAACGAAGAGGTCAAACGGGCCTACATAGGAGCCTAA
- a CDS encoding ABC-F family ATP-binding cassette domain-containing protein — MIFIRNLRLSFGAKVLFGGIDWTITERSRIGLVGDNGTGKTTLLRAILGQVEPDEGSIDVAGRRDRAVGYLPQDLVELEAVPLTDYIKDRTGMGDLERSIRLCEEEISSHSSPPTAVLERYENLLTVFRNRGGYGFESRARQVLRGLGFRENDFGKACSDFSGGWKMRILLSVILLSDPAVMLLDEPTNHLDTESMEWLEGYLGNYPGTLITVSHDRIFLDRMVDQIAELAGGRISVFKGGYTAFLAERERRREALEQERLRREGEIRRTWEFVERFRYKATKARQVQSRIKRLERLEVFEDPGDARTVTIRFPEAPRSGREVLTVRDLSKSYGPLEVFRGLRFTVARGDRMALVGVNGSGKSTLTRILSGDEEPSSGAVDRGLNVQIGFFSQESAENLDYGRTAWEEVRDAGTRGTDQERRNLLGAFLFSGDDIHKPVRVLSGGEKSRLALLKLILQDTNLLILDEPTNHLDVKTKDLFQDALLQYSGSVIIVSHDRFFLDRMVNRVLEIRDGCLHEYAGNYSYFIEKRAIEQAGEKDGAGPTAEGIRELPQKEARRLAAEERNRLYRTRSALKKEFTQTEERIGTLEADRTSREEMLCDPAVLRNGDRAKILHGELRRLQVDLEALYERWSDLGQRIEALETASPASGPEEEGPRNP, encoded by the coding sequence TTGATTTTCATACGGAACCTCCGCCTCTCCTTCGGAGCCAAGGTCCTCTTCGGCGGCATCGACTGGACCATCACCGAACGGAGCCGGATCGGGCTCGTAGGGGACAACGGAACCGGCAAAACCACGCTGCTTCGGGCCATCCTGGGCCAGGTCGAGCCGGACGAGGGTTCCATCGACGTGGCCGGCCGCCGGGACCGGGCCGTCGGATACCTTCCCCAGGACCTGGTGGAACTCGAAGCGGTTCCTCTGACGGACTACATCAAGGACCGCACGGGCATGGGGGACCTGGAACGTTCCATCCGTCTCTGCGAAGAGGAAATCTCCAGCCATTCTTCCCCCCCGACGGCCGTCCTGGAACGATACGAAAACCTGCTTACGGTGTTCCGCAACCGGGGCGGCTACGGCTTCGAGTCCCGGGCGCGGCAGGTTCTTCGCGGCCTCGGCTTCCGGGAGAACGATTTCGGCAAGGCCTGCTCCGATTTTTCCGGCGGCTGGAAGATGCGGATCCTCCTGTCGGTCATCCTTCTCTCCGATCCGGCCGTCATGCTTCTGGATGAGCCGACGAACCACCTGGACACGGAGAGCATGGAGTGGCTCGAGGGGTATCTCGGGAATTACCCGGGGACACTGATTACCGTCTCTCACGACCGGATTTTCCTGGACCGCATGGTCGACCAGATCGCAGAACTGGCAGGCGGCAGGATATCCGTCTTCAAGGGCGGCTACACGGCATTCCTGGCTGAACGGGAGCGCCGGAGGGAAGCCCTGGAGCAGGAGCGGCTGCGCCGGGAGGGCGAGATCCGGCGGACCTGGGAGTTCGTCGAGCGCTTCCGCTACAAGGCCACCAAGGCCAGGCAGGTCCAGAGCCGCATCAAGCGGCTGGAGCGCCTGGAGGTCTTCGAGGACCCTGGAGATGCGCGGACGGTCACGATCCGTTTCCCCGAAGCGCCCCGGAGCGGACGCGAGGTCCTGACCGTCCGCGATCTCTCGAAATCCTACGGCCCGCTGGAGGTTTTCCGCGGCCTCCGCTTCACCGTCGCGCGAGGCGACCGGATGGCCCTGGTCGGCGTCAACGGTTCCGGGAAATCCACCTTGACGAGAATCCTGAGCGGAGACGAGGAGCCTTCGTCGGGCGCCGTCGACCGCGGCCTGAACGTGCAGATCGGCTTCTTTTCCCAGGAGAGCGCGGAAAACCTGGACTACGGGCGGACCGCCTGGGAAGAGGTCCGCGACGCCGGGACCCGCGGCACCGACCAGGAACGAAGGAACCTCCTGGGGGCGTTTCTCTTTTCCGGAGACGACATCCACAAGCCCGTCCGGGTTCTCTCGGGCGGCGAAAAATCCCGCCTGGCCCTCCTGAAGCTGATCCTCCAGGACACGAACCTCCTCATTCTCGACGAGCCGACGAACCACCTGGATGTCAAGACAAAGGATTTGTTCCAGGACGCCCTCCTTCAATACTCGGGCTCTGTCATCATCGTCTCCCACGACCGCTTCTTCCTTGACCGCATGGTGAACCGGGTCCTCGAAATCCGGGACGGATGCCTCCACGAATATGCTGGAAACTACTCGTATTTCATCGAGAAGCGGGCGATCGAGCAAGCCGGGGAAAAGGATGGGGCGGGACCGACGGCGGAGGGAATCCGGGAGCTGCCGCAGAAGGAAGCACGCCGTCTCGCAGCGGAGGAGCGGAACCGCCTGTATCGCACCCGGAGCGCCCTGAAGAAGGAGTTCACGCAGACGGAGGAGCGAATCGGCACCCTGGAGGCGGACAGAACGTCCCGCGAGGAGATGCTGTGCGACCCCGCGGTCCTCCGGAACGGGGACCGGGCGAAGATTCTCCATGGCGAATTGCGGCGCCTCCAGGTCGACCTGGAGGCGCTTTACGAACGCTGGAGCGACCTCGGCCAGCGGATCGAGGCGCTGGAAACGGCTTCTCCGGCATCCGGGCCGGAGGAAGAAGGGCCGCGAAACCCGTGA
- a CDS encoding PilT/PilU family type 4a pilus ATPase, with the protein MNKRSSAVLEKQFKELIAMAMREGYSDIHICGGSPLVFRKNGRIQFDHRLSWTHEDMDNLIAWLVKGELLHRLRTRLSVDFARTVSNSRLRMNAFVTLRGFSLAVRLLPGTVPRLNNLNIHPTIQQYCHNEAGLILVCGPTGSGKSTTIAAMVEEVNETRPVHIITLEDPIEYRFTSKRSFVEQRELGTHMISFEQGLLDVLREDPDVIVVGELRERQVMRLTLDAAESGHLVIASLHSATPEEAIYRICNAFPIEAQTEVRNQLSTSLLLIVVQHLQFLESTGFQVPLLTIMRSNQAIRSLIRDNKVSQIESAMQTAKGEGMFTSEAYLTDYLNYRNQFVPPSSVFRPSALPPESPDYTPPILRSGTARRQTPAAPVPGENEQETLFPITPLKETGQAADAEAGDYHLTIEENSSLEDLIAQMQKTK; encoded by the coding sequence ATGAATAAAAGAAGTTCAGCGGTACTGGAAAAGCAGTTTAAGGAATTGATCGCCATGGCCATGCGGGAGGGCTATTCGGATATTCACATCTGCGGCGGTTCCCCCCTGGTCTTCCGGAAGAATGGACGCATCCAGTTCGACCACCGTCTCAGCTGGACCCACGAGGACATGGACAACCTCATTGCCTGGCTGGTCAAGGGGGAACTTCTCCACCGGCTCAGAACACGCCTGTCCGTCGACTTTGCCCGGACCGTCAGCAATTCGCGTCTGCGGATGAACGCCTTCGTGACCCTCCGGGGCTTCAGCCTCGCCGTCCGCCTGCTGCCGGGAACGGTACCGCGGCTGAACAACCTGAACATCCATCCCACCATCCAGCAGTACTGCCACAACGAGGCGGGACTGATCCTTGTCTGCGGTCCCACCGGCAGCGGAAAATCCACAACGATCGCGGCCATGGTGGAAGAGGTCAACGAGACCCGCCCCGTCCACATCATCACCCTGGAGGATCCCATCGAGTACCGCTTCACCTCCAAGCGCTCCTTCGTGGAACAGCGGGAACTGGGGACCCACATGATTTCCTTCGAGCAGGGACTCCTGGACGTCCTGCGGGAGGACCCGGACGTCATCGTCGTCGGCGAGCTCCGGGAACGCCAGGTCATGCGCCTGACCCTCGACGCGGCCGAGTCGGGACACCTGGTCATCGCCTCGCTGCACTCCGCCACCCCCGAGGAGGCCATCTACCGCATCTGCAACGCCTTCCCCATCGAGGCCCAGACGGAGGTCCGCAACCAGCTCTCGACGAGCCTGCTCCTGATCGTCGTTCAGCACCTGCAGTTCCTGGAAAGCACCGGCTTCCAGGTCCCGCTGCTGACGATCATGCGGAGCAACCAGGCAATCCGTTCACTCATCCGGGACAACAAGGTCTCCCAGATCGAGAGCGCCATGCAGACCGCCAAGGGTGAAGGGATGTTCACCAGTGAAGCCTACCTGACGGATTATCTGAACTACCGGAACCAGTTTGTACCCCCCTCGTCGGTCTTCCGTCCCTCCGCACTGCCGCCGGAATCTCCCGACTACACGCCGCCGATCCTCCGTTCGGGAACAGCCCGACGGCAAACGCCCGCAGCGCCTGTACCCGGCGAAAATGAGCAGGAGACGCTCTTTCCCATCACGCCACTCAAGGAGACCGGTCAAGCGGCGGACGCAGAGGCGGGAGACTACCATCTCACCATCGAAGAGAATTCCTCCCTCGAGGACCTGATCGCCCAGATGCAAAAAACCAAGTAA
- a CDS encoding PspC domain-containing protein — MKQLYLSETNRKIGGVCGGVGEYFDRDPTFIRILFVLLTLFSFGFGILAYIAMWLIIPRRPEGIPQD, encoded by the coding sequence ATGAAGCAGCTGTACCTGTCGGAAACGAACCGGAAAATCGGCGGTGTCTGCGGAGGGGTCGGGGAATATTTCGATCGGGATCCCACCTTCATCCGGATCCTTTTTGTTCTGCTGACCCTGTTTTCCTTCGGATTCGGGATCCTGGCCTATATCGCCATGTGGCTCATCATTCCCAGGCGGCCGGAGGGGATCCCGCAGGATTGA
- a CDS encoding tetratricopeptide repeat protein yields MARQNEHPVMHCGLLKAARLWVCAVLLVFFCSSPGALAAAVAPAADGAFSIHISSFRQEIHAIKHIRQLAAKGWPAYSRKVVLPRKGTWWRVYVGPYADEAAAGKQAIRLKEQGVSKYTAVERTGVSTAKSRTPPVAAKPPAPPPAERATPAPKPETSAKGKIFFPDVTSTEPVGPPKAAEAVRQPPAAEPVKSAKPAEPSPAVPCRNDVCKPKPGPAALPTWTEPPANASKAAQPAALSVRRAPASGEAKNGPVKKTGGITWGELQEEPDPEEAIRTAPPPVRPDPPAPAVEPPRVSPDTESAPRREPLTTAPALPGDRVEARKYFEKANEYLAKGMLEIAVANYSRSIELDPTFAEAYNGRGLTYEAIQRAELAISDYDAALRLKPDYSDAIYNRALACRKSGRFDQARRDLESACVLKNRRACELLSEMKGARK; encoded by the coding sequence ATGGCACGGCAGAATGAACACCCCGTCATGCACTGCGGATTGCTGAAGGCCGCCCGTCTCTGGGTCTGCGCCGTCCTGCTTGTCTTTTTCTGCTCCTCACCGGGAGCGCTTGCTGCGGCGGTCGCCCCGGCAGCGGACGGCGCCTTCAGCATCCACATTTCGTCGTTCCGGCAGGAAATCCATGCGATCAAGCACATCCGGCAGCTGGCCGCAAAAGGATGGCCGGCGTATTCCCGGAAAGTCGTCCTGCCCCGGAAGGGAACCTGGTGGAGGGTGTACGTGGGACCGTACGCCGACGAAGCGGCGGCCGGGAAGCAGGCGATTCGCCTGAAAGAGCAGGGAGTTTCCAAATATACGGCGGTTGAGCGGACCGGAGTGTCGACGGCGAAATCCCGGACGCCACCGGTGGCGGCGAAACCTCCGGCTCCCCCGCCTGCGGAGCGGGCGACCCCCGCCCCGAAGCCGGAAACCTCCGCAAAAGGCAAAATTTTCTTTCCCGATGTAACGAGCACGGAACCGGTGGGGCCGCCCAAAGCGGCCGAAGCGGTCCGGCAGCCCCCCGCCGCCGAACCCGTCAAGTCGGCCAAACCGGCCGAACCTTCACCGGCGGTCCCCTGCCGCAACGATGTCTGCAAGCCGAAGCCCGGACCGGCGGCGCTTCCCACGTGGACGGAACCGCCCGCGAACGCCTCGAAGGCGGCCCAGCCGGCGGCCCTCTCCGTCAGGAGAGCACCGGCGTCAGGCGAGGCAAAGAACGGACCGGTAAAAAAAACGGGCGGGATTACCTGGGGAGAGCTTCAGGAAGAACCTGATCCGGAAGAAGCCATCCGGACCGCGCCGCCTCCCGTTCGTCCGGACCCCCCGGCGCCGGCGGTCGAGCCGCCGCGCGTAAGCCCCGACACGGAATCCGCGCCGCGGCGGGAGCCGCTGACGACGGCCCCCGCGCTTCCCGGCGACCGGGTGGAGGCCCGGAAATACTTCGAGAAGGCCAACGAATATTTGGCAAAGGGAATGCTGGAGATTGCCGTGGCGAACTACAGCCGTTCCATCGAACTGGATCCTACATTCGCAGAGGCTTACAACGGACGCGGCCTGACGTATGAAGCGATCCAGCGCGCCGAACTGGCCATCTCCGACTACGACGCCGCCCTGCGGCTGAAACCCGACTACAGCGATGCCATTTACAACCGGGCCCTCGCTTGCCGGAAATCGGGCCGCTTCGATCAGGCTAGGCGGGACCTGGAGAGCGCCTGCGTTCTGAAGAACCGGCGCGCTTGTGAACTGTTGTCGGAGATGAAGGGAGCCCGGAAGTAA
- a CDS encoding ferritin family protein, which yields MKERLNALEVALNNEMQEHRFYLEHARKSTNPVGRAMFEQIAAEEMEHYARLRELHGKWLKEEKWPETVPLNVKDTAVKDVLAKMVREAGRGPAGDKGDMEALETAIEFEANGALYYARLRDQVTDPREKAFFNLLADIEHEHFVSLKDTQEYLADPAGWFRMREKGGLDGG from the coding sequence ATGAAAGAGCGTCTGAATGCACTGGAAGTGGCCCTGAACAACGAGATGCAGGAGCACCGGTTCTACCTGGAACACGCCCGGAAAAGCACGAATCCCGTGGGAAGGGCGATGTTCGAGCAGATCGCCGCAGAAGAAATGGAGCACTATGCGCGGCTCAGGGAGCTGCACGGGAAATGGCTGAAGGAAGAAAAGTGGCCCGAGACCGTGCCCCTGAACGTGAAGGACACGGCGGTGAAGGACGTCCTGGCGAAGATGGTCCGGGAGGCCGGCCGGGGGCCTGCCGGCGACAAAGGCGACATGGAGGCCCTCGAGACGGCGATCGAGTTCGAGGCCAACGGAGCGCTTTATTACGCCCGGCTCCGGGACCAGGTGACGGATCCCCGCGAGAAAGCCTTCTTCAACCTCCTGGCCGACATCGAGCACGAACACTTCGTCTCGCTGAAGGATACGCAGGAATACCTGGCCGATCCGGCCGGCTGGTTCCGAATGAGGGAGAAGGGCGGTCTCGACGGGGGATGA